The following proteins are co-located in the Triticum aestivum cultivar Chinese Spring chromosome 1A, IWGSC CS RefSeq v2.1, whole genome shotgun sequence genome:
- the LOC123054333 gene encoding cyclin-dependent kinase C-2, translated as MATAAPGQLNLDDYPSWGSRGVDCFEKLEQIGEGTYGQVFMAKETETKEIVALKKIRMDNEREGFPITAIREIKILKKLHHQNVIQLKEIVTSPGPDRDEQGKQIDGNKYKGSIYMVFEYMDHDLTGLADKPGMRFTIPQIKCYMKQLLTGLHYCHINQVLHRDIKGSNLLIDNEGNLKLADFGLARSFSSDHNANLTNRVITLWYRPPELLLGSTKYGPAVDMWSVGCIFAELLNGKPILPGKNEPDQLTKIFELCGTPDELIWPGVTKMPWYNNLKPPRQLKRHVKDAFKHFDFHALDLLERMLTLDPSKRISANEALDSEYFWTDPLPCDPKSLPKYEASHEYQTKKRRQQQRQADDAAAKRQKTHHPQPPHARLPPIQQSGHQIRPAQPTNNPHPPMASGSNHHYGKPRGPGGPNRYPPGGNQGGGGYPNRGGQGGGYGSGPYPPQQGRGPPPYPGGGPRGGGSSGGYGGAPNFPQAGPYGPGGGPGRGPNYPPQAGSRNQQQQYGNWQ; from the exons atggcgacggcggcgccggGGCAGCTCAACCTCGACGACTACCCGTCGTGGGGCTCCCGCGGCGTCGACTGCTTCGAGAAGCTCGAGCAGATCGGCGAGGGCACATACGG GCAAGTGTTCATGGCCAAGGAGACGGAGACCAAGGAGATCGTCGCGCTCAAGAAGATCCGCATGGACAACGAGCGCGAGGGT TTCCCTATCACCGCCATCCGCGAGATCAAAATCCTCAAGAAGCTGCACCATCAGAACGTCATCCAGCTCAAGGAGATCGTTACATCCCCAG GGCCGGACAGAGACGAGCAGGGGAAGCAAA TCGATGGCAACAAGTACAAAGGGAGCATTTACATGGTCTTTGAGTACATGGACCATGACTTGACTGGGTTGGCTGATAAGCCTGGGATGCGCTTCACCATTCCACAGATTAAG TGCTACATGAAGCAACTCCTCACGGGCCTTCACTATTGCCATATCAATCAAGTTCTGCATCGTGATATTAAAG GATCTAACCTCTTGATAGACAACGAGGGTAACTTAAAACTGGCTGATTTTGGCCTAGCAAGATCATTTTCGAGTGATCATAACGCAAACCTCACTAACCGTGTGATCACTCTGTGGTACAG ACCTCCAGAGTTGCTGCTAGGAAGCACAAAATATGGGCCAGCGGTGGACATGTGGTCGGTGGGTTGTATTTTTGCAGAGCTTCTCAATGGAAAGCCAATACTGCCTGGAAAGAATGAG CCAGACCAACTGACCAAAATATTCGAGCTTTGTGGTACCCCTGACGAATTGATTTGGCCGGGTGTGACAAAAATGCCATGGTATAATAATTTGAAGCCTCCCCGCCAATTGAAGAGGCATGTTAAGGATGCTTTTAAACA TTTTGATTTTCATGCTCTGGATCTGCTGGAGAGGATGTTAACATTGGACCCGTCAAAG AGGATATCTGCAAATGAAGCTCTTGATTCTGAATATTTCTGGACTGATCCCCTACCATGTGATCCTAAAAG CTTGCCAAAGTATGAGGCTTCACATGAATATCAGACAAAGAAAAGACGTCAACAGCAGCGGCAAGCTGATGATGCTGCTGCAAAGCGGCAAAAGACGCATCATCCTCAGCCTCCTCATGCCCGTTTGCCCCCAATCCAGCAATCAGGCCATCAAATAAGGCCAGCCCAGCCTACCAACAACCCGCATCCACCAATGGCATCTGGGTCAAATCATCACTATGGAAAGCCCCGAGGGCCAGGAGGGCCAAACAGGTACCCACCGGGCGGGAACCAAGGTGGTGGAGGGTATCCGAACCGTGGAGGGCAAGGTGGCGGCTATGGGAGTGGCCCTTACCCCCCTCAACAAGGTCGAGGGCCTCCTCCGTACCCTGGCGGTGGCCCAAGGGGTGGCGGCAGCAGCGGTGGCTATGGTGGTGCTCCAAACTTTCCACAAGCCGGTCCTTATGGTCCTGGCGGCGGCCCAGGCCGGGGGCCAAATTATCCCCCACAAGCTGGCTCTcgaaaccagcagcagcagtaTGGAAACTGGCAATAG
- the LOC123054340 gene encoding pre-mRNA-splicing factor ATP-dependent RNA helicase DEAH1: MASEEGQLKTRVSDRLMALVGYSEVMVVRLVLRLARDSASPADLAARLVDLAGLPSSADTVAFAEDVHAMFPRKGSRVSEYRKQVQEAAAFARKQSALKLLDDEDDVAKDAGATATASSSNNSGRKRFRQKAASQGDDDGEEEASVVRDSGRKVRARRGPAEDGGDSGGEELQEMDRDQIEKAQLDRHIRERDAASTRKLTDRKPSKREQGELARLSEAMDRGDTSELRTASRHAYLEKRKKMKVEEMRDEIIDNELIFDGVKMTNAEEEEFRRRKEIYELVKDRVGKDADAGDYYRMPEAYDAAENVDQAKRFAVPRQRYHDPEASAARDGKRSSFFSEQEAWEEQQIRKSRLHFGSGDGGRAGGGYELVLEDVVDFVKSTVQSGAEPDGEMDELAEAVDAKVKLQRELQDERKNLPVYKFKDDLLKAIEKYQVLIIVGETGSGKTTQIPQYLHEAGYTAKGKKIACTQPRRVAAMSVAARVAQELGVKLGHEVGYSIRFEDCTSDKTVIKYMTDGMLLREFLGEPDLASYSVVIVDEAHERTLSTDVLFGLVKDIARFRPDVKLLISSATLNAERFSDFFDEAPIFKIPGRRYKVDIHYTTALEADYIAAAVVTVLQLHVKQPAGDILLFLTGQEEIETVEELLKQKMRTVGSKIAELVICPIYANLPTELQAKIFEPTPEGARKVVLATNIAETSLTIDGIKYVIDPGFCKLKSYNPRTGMESLRVEPISKASADQRAGRSGRTGPGKCFRLFTEYNFRHDLDDDTVPEIQRSNLANVVLRLKALGINDLVGFDFMDPPASEALLKALEELFALGALNSRGELTKTGRRMAEFPLDPMLSKAIVASEKYGCSEEVVTIAAMLSAGNAVFYRPKDKLVLADTARQAFHAGNVGDHVALLNVYSAWRESGYSSQWCRENFVQPRTMKRARDVRDQLEALLERVEIEHCSGAGDLDGIRKAVTAGYFRNAARRQKDGSYRAVKSRQTVFVHPSSGMADVPPAWVVYHELVLTSKEYMRQVTELKPEWLLEIAPHYYQRKDIDGHQPKKTGKDKGPAARQT; this comes from the coding sequence ATGGCCAGCGAGGAGGGCCAGCTCAAGACGCGGGTGTCCGACCGTCTGATGGCGCTCGTGGGCTACTCCGAGGTCATGGTGGTGCGTCTGGTGCTCCGCCTCGCGCGGGACAGCGCCTCGCCGGCCGACCTCGCGGCGCGCCTCGTCgacctcgccggcctcccctcctccgccGACACCGTCGCCTTCGCGGAGGACGTGCACGCCATGTTCCCCCGCAAGGGCTCCCGCGTCAGCGAGTACCGGAAGCAGGTGCAGGAGGCGGCGGCGTTCGCCAGGAAGCAGAGCGCCCTCAAGCTGCTCGACGATGAGGACGATGTCGCCAAAGACGCCGGCGCCACCGCCACCGCGTCGTCCTCTAACAACAGCGGCAGGAAGCGTTTCAGGCAGAAGGCCGCGAGCCAAGGGGatgacgacggcgaggaggaggcgagtgtAGTGCGCGATTCAGGGCGGAAAGTGCGAGCGCGGCGTGGACCGGCGGAAGACGGCGGCGACTCTGGTGGGGAGGAACTACAGGAGATGGACCGTGACCAGATCGAGAAGGCTCAGCTCGACCGGCACATCAGAGAACGCGACGCGGCCAGCACTAGGAAACTGACGGACCGGAAGCCGTCCAAGCGAGAACAGGGCGAGCTCGCCCGGCTGTCCGAAGCCATGGACAGGGGCGACACCTCGGAGCTCAGGACGGCCTCGCGGCACGCGTACCTGGAGAAGCGGAAGAAGATGAAGGTGGAGGAGATGCGAGACGAGATCATCGACAACGAGCTCATCTTCGACGGCGTCAAGATGACCAACGCCGAAGAGGAGGAATTCAGGCGCAGGAAGGAAATCTACGAGCTTGTCAAGGACCGCGTCGGAAAGGACGCCGACGCCGGCGACTACTACAGGATGCCAGAGGCATACGACGCCGCAGAAAACGTGGATCAGGCCAAGCGGTTCGCCGTTCCGAGGCAGCGGTACCATGACCCCGAGGCGTCGGCGGCGAGAGACGGCAAGAGGAGCAGTTTCTTCTCGGAGCAGGAGGCCTGGGAAGAGCAGCAGATAAGGAAGTCTCGGCTGCACTTTGGATCAGGTGATGGTGGCCGGGCCGGCGGCGGCTACGAGCTCGTCTTGGAAGACGTGGTCGACTTCGTCAAGTCAACGGTGCAGTCCGGCGCCGAGccggacggcgagatggacgaactGGCCGAGGCCGTCGACGCCAAGGTCAAGTTACAGCGGGAGCTGCAGGACGAGCGGAAGAACCTACCCGTGTACAAGTTCAAGGACGATCTGCTCAAGGCCATCGAGAAGTACCAGGTGCTGATCATCGTCGGAGAGACCGGCTCCGGCAAGACCACGCAGATACCGCAGTACCTCCACGAGGCCGGGTACACGGCCAAGGGGAAGAAGATCGCGTGCACGCAGCCGCGGCGCGTGGCGGCCATGAGCGTGGCGGCGAGGGTGGCGCAGGAGCTGGGCGTCAAGCTCGGGCACGAGGTCGGCTACTCCATCAGGTTTGAGGACTGCACCTCGGACAAGACGGTGATCAAGTACATGACGGACGGGATGCTCCTGCGCGAGTTCCTCGGCGAGCCGGACCTGGCGAGCTACAGCGTGGTGATCGTGGACGAGGCGCACGAGCGCACGCTCTCCACCGACGTCCTCTTCGGCCTGGTAAAGGACATCGCGCGCTTCCGGCCGGACGTGAAGCTGCTCATCTCCAGCGCGACGCTCAACGCCGAGAGGTTCAGCGACTTCTTCGACGAGGCCCCCATCTTCAAGATCCCCGGGAGGCGGTACAAGGTGGACATCCACTACACCACGGCGCTGGAGGCGGActacatcgccgccgccgtcgtcacggTCCTGCAGCTGCACGTCAAGCAGCCCGCCGGCGACATCCTGCTGTTCCTCACGGGGCAGGAGGAGATCGAGACGGTGGAAGAGCTGCTGAAGCAGAAGATGAGGACGGTCGGCAGCAAGATTGCGGAGCTGGTGATCTGCCCGATCTACGCGAACCTGCCCACCGAGCTCCAGGCCAAGATCTTCGAGCCGACGCCGGAGGGCGCCCGCAAGGTGGTTCTGGCGACCAACATCGCCGAGACGTCGCTGACCATCGACGGGATCAAGTACGTGATCGACCCGGGCTTCTGCAAGCTCAAGTCGTACAACCCGCGCACGGGCATGGAGTCGCTGCGCGTGGAGCCCATCTCCAAGGCGTCGGCGGACCAGCGCGCCGGCCGGTCGGGGCGCACGGGCCCGGGCAAGTGCTTCCGCCTCTTCACGGAGTACAACTTCAGGCATGACCTGGACGACGACACGGTCCCGGAGATCCAGAGGAGCAACCTGGCCAACGTGGTGCTGCGGCTCAAGGCGCTGGGCATCAACGACCTGGTGGGCTTCGACTTCATGGACCCGCCGGCGTCGGAGGCGCTGCTCAAGGCCCTGGAGGAGCTCTTCGCCCTCGGCGCGCTCAACAGCCGCGGCGAGCTCACCAAGACCGGGAGGCGGATGGCGGAGTTCCCCCTGGACCCCATGCTCTCCAAGGCCATCGTGGCGTCGGAGAAGTACGGGTGCTCCGAGGAGGTGGTGACCATCGCGGCCATGCTGTCGGCCGGCAACGCCGTCTTCTACCGGCCCAAGGACAAGCTGGTGCTCGCCGACACGGCGCGGCAGGCCTTCCACGCGGGCAACGTCGGCGACCATGTGGCGCTGCTCAACGTGTACAGCGCGTGGAGGGAGTCGGGCTACTCGTCGCAGTGGTGCCGCGAGAACTTCGTGCAGCCGCGCACCATGAAgcgcgcgcgggacgtgcgggaccaGCTGGAGGCGCTGCTGGAGCGGGTGGAGATCGAGCACTGCTCCGGCGCCGGCGACCTCGACGGGATAAGGAAGGCGGTCACGGCGGGATACTTCCGCAATGCCGCGCGGCGGCAGAAGGACGGGTCGTACCGTGCCGTCAAGAGCCGGCAGACGGTGTTCGTGCACCCGAGCTCCGGGATGGCGGATGTGCCGCCGGCGTGGGTGGTGTACCACGAGCTGGTGCTGACCAGCAAGGAGTACATGCGGCAGGTGACGGAGCTCAAGCCGGAGTGGCTGCTGGAGATCGCGCCGCACTATTACCAGCGCAAGGACATCGACGGGCACCAGCCGAAGAAGACGGGCAAGGACAAAGGTCCAGCGGCGAGGCAAACCTGA